The Priestia koreensis genomic interval CAATAAAATTAAGATTTGCTTCTTTTAATAATTGGAATGTTTGCTTTGTAAGCTCATTACCCTTTTTATCTTCGGTTCCGACATTCAATAATCCTACGCGCGGAGATGCAATGTTACGAACTTTTTCAGCGTAAATAGAGCCCATAATGGCATATTGCAACAAATGAGTGGCTTTCGCATCAACGTTAGCTCCGGCATCCAACAGTAAAAATCCTTTGCCATCAAGCGTTGGAAGCGTCGGTGCAAGCGCAGGTCGCTCAATGCCATCAATGCGTCCCACGACAAACAGCCCAGCTGTCATTAATGCACCTGTATTTCCAGCAGAAATACACGCGTCCGCCTCACCGTCTGCAACCTGTTTCGCTGCCAGCACCATCGAAGCATTTTTCTTACGCCGCACAGCGCGAACGGGCTCGTCCATTGCGTCAATCGTTTCATCCGTATGTACAATCGTAATACGCTCACGATTCGTTAAGTATTGGTTAATTTCTTCTTCTTTTCCCATTAGGGTAATATGTAAATTAGGGAAATGACTAATCGCCTTTTCAGCTCCTTCTACCACCGCTTTTGGCGCATTGTCTCCTCCCATTGCATCAATGGCTATTTTCATGATGTTCCTCATCCTTTTTATCATAATTTGAGCGAAACATTTTGAACATGCCTGCGAACACGATTTCCTGCCCTACGTAGCTGTTCACTTCTACCGTTGTGCGGCCACTGAGTTCAATCTCTGTTACCTTCGCTTTTGCAATTACTCGTTCATTCACCTTCACCTGGCGTAGAAATTTGACCGCCGCATCAGCTGTTAGTGCTAATTCATCGTTGATTAGTGCGACCGCAAGCGAATTGGCTTGCGCAAAAAGATGATGACCTCGTGCAATTTGATTTCGCTTAAACACGTGTTCTTCGCGAACATCAAAGATGGAAATAGCTGAATGTTCAAGTTCAATATCGATAATTTCACCGATTACTTCTTCAATAGGCAGTGATCGAACTTCGTCCTCAAGCTGTTTTGATGCAACATGCTTAATTCGTTCACGTAATTCAGGTATTGATAGTTCCAAACGATCTAGTCGAATCGTTTGAATACTTACTTCGAATTGATCTGCTAGTTCTTCATCTGTAATAAAGGGGTTTTCATCAATTGTGATTTTCAATAAGCGCTGCCGTTCTTTTTTATTTCGCTTCATTATTCACCATCCGAACTTTTATTACTAGGTACTAACAGCAGTATATAATCATTAAAAATATTTTGCAACCATTATATCAGAAATAGCTATGAAGAAAAGGCGTTGCAATAGGATTTGTCATCACCTTTATCGCTAACAGCGCTCTCTCATACTACCTCTTTTTCGCTCGGATCGCTCCGCAAAATGAAAAAGGATGTTAAAGAGAGAAACTCTTTTAACATCCTACCGACTACATTGTCTTTAATCAAGCTTTTCCCCTTTTAACGCCCCTGTTTCCTTCAAATATGAGCGTAAAGGCTTATACTCATCACTCTGCCAAAAAGCGTCGGAGTTCACGAGATTTGTTGCGTCATCCCGCGCCGTTTCTAGCGCTCGGTAATCATGTACCATATCGGCTACTTTAAATTCGGGCATCCCACTTTGCTTTTTCCCGAAAAAGTCTCCGGGTCCACGAAGCTCAAGGTCTTTTTCCGATAGTACAAAACCGTCATTCGTTTCGGTCATGACCTTCATGCGCTCTTTTCCAACCTCTGATTTTGGATCGGCCATTAAAACGCAATATGATTGCGCACTTCCACGACCAACGCGCCCTCTCAGCTGATGAAGCTGTGATAATCCAAACCTCTCTGCATCATAGATAAGCATGATGGTGGCATTTGGTACGTTTACCCCTACTTCAACGACCGTTGTTGACACTAGGATTTGCACTTCGTTGTCACTAAAAGCTTTCATCACTTCGTCTTTTTCATCGGAATGAAGACGGCCGTGCATGAGGCCAACGTTGCATTTTCCGTTAAAATAGTGAGTCAATGTTGCATGAACATCAATAGCATTTTGCACATCCAGCTTATCTGATTCTTCGATAAGCGGACAAATAACATAGGCTTGACGTCCCTCTTGAAGCTCTTTATGAATAAATTGCAGGATGCGCTCAAGCATATCATGCTTCACCCAATACGTTTCAATTACTTTACGGCCCGCGGGCATTTCGTCAATGATGGAGACATCCATTTCACCAAACACCGTAATCGCAAGCGTTCTTGGAATTGGCGTCGCCGTCATAAACAGAACGTCCGGGCTTTCTCCTTTTTCACGAAGCACACGTCGTTGTTCAACACCGAAGCGATGTTGCTCATCTGTAATAACGAGGCCTAGCTTTTCAAAGACGACTTCATCTTGAATGAGCGCATGTGTTCCTACAAGAACTTGGATGTCATTATTTTTGACGCGCTGAAGGATTTCACGGCGTGCTTTTCCTTTAACAGAGCTTGTCAGCAGGCCAACGTTAATTCCTACTTTTGAGAGCATCTCCTGGAGCGAATCTACGTGCTGCTCTGCGAGGATTTCCGTTGGAACCATTAAAGCCCCCTGATAACCAGCAAGGACGGTCGCATATAGAGAAATGGCAGCGACGACCGTTTTCCCTGATCCTACGTCCCCCTGCAAAAGTCGATTCATTCGATAAGGCGATTTCATGTCATACGTAATTTCATTTACAACCCGCTTCTGAGCGTTTGTAAGCGGGAAGGGAAGCATATTCGTGAATTCCACAAGCTTACTTGAATCAAATGATTGCTGAATACCCGGTGCCTGCTCCCGTTCCATTTTACGAAGCGCCTGCATTTTGAGTTGAAACAATAAAAATTCTTCGTATACGAAACGTCTTCTTGCCTGCTTAAGGCTATCGTGATCCGGTGGTAAATGCATGACCTTTAGCGCCTCTTGTCGAGATAAAAGTTTATACCTGGCCTGAAGAGACGGCGGAAGAACCTCCTCAAGCTGGTCAATATAGCTATGAAGAGCAGACGCCATGTAACGGCGCATCGCCTTTACGGTCACTTTTCCTTTAACAGAGTACACAGGCTCAATTTCCTGCTTGCGCTGAAAGGGACCAAAGTGAAGCTCTTGGAGGGTAATGGTTTGCCTATGCTGATCCCATTTCCCAGAAACCGTCACCGTTTCGTCTAGCTTCAGCTTATCTTTGTAATACGGACGATTAAAACATGTGACCGTGATTAGATAACGTCCAACGAGCAGTCGAAACGTTAAGCGAGAACGCTTTTTTCCGAAGTAAGTAAGAGTAGGAAGGCCGTGTACTTTTCCTTCTACCGTTACTCTCTCTTCGTGCTTACAATCGGCTAAATCTTTCAGCTTATAGTCTTCGTATCGATAAGGCAAGTGCTCTAACAAGTCATACACATTTTGAATTCCCATTTCGTGCAGTGTTAAGGCTGTTTCATTCCCGATTCCTTTGAGGTCGGTAATTGGGATTTCAGTTAAGTTACTCACCTTGCGCTAGCGGAATACCAAAGATTTTCGCTTCTAACGCACGACCTGTTGGCGTTGCCGCTAAACCTCCCTTAGCCGTTTCTTTTAAAGCAACCGGCATCGTTTGACCAATTCGATACATTGCATCAATAACCTCATCACATGGAATTCGACTTGTTACACCTGCTAAAGCCATATCTGCTGCGATCATGGCGTTTGCAGCTCCCATTGCATTACGTTTGACACACGGTACCTCTACAAGTCCTGCAACAGGGTCACACACTAATCCAAGCATATTTTTAAGCGTAATTGCCATCGCTTCAGCAGCTTGACTCGGCGTTCCACCTGCTAATTCAACGATTGCAGCCGCAGCCATACCAGAAGCAGACCCTACTTCAGCCTGACAGCCACCTGCTGCTCCGGAAATAGACGCGTTGTTTGCAACTACAAAACCAAATGCACCGGATGTGAATAAAAATTCAATCATCTCTTCGCGCGTTGGATTCAACTTATGTTTTACCGCAAATAGAGTTCCAGGTACTACGCCAGCTGAGCCCGCAGTTGGTGTTGCACAAATCGTTCCCATTGCTGCATTGACTTCGTTCGTTGCTACTGCTTTACTGACCGCATCTAGAATTAAATTACCTGAAAGCGATTTTCCGCTTTTAATATAGTTTTGAATAAGTACAGCGTCTCCACCTGTAAGTCCTGATACAGATTTCACTCCGTTTAAGCCACGCTCTACCGCTTCTTCCATCACCGTTAAATTGCGATCCATTTGCGCAATAATTTCCTCGCGAGATCGACCCGTTATATCCATTTCCTGCTGAATCATAATTTCCGCTATTTTAACGCCTTTTGATTCAGCTAATTCCACAACCTCCGCTACATTACGAAACATATTTGTTCCCCGCTTTCTCGTTCTTGTTAGTCAACCATACGTGTTACTTGAATAATATTTGGCAGCGTTCGCAGTTCGTCCAATACGCTTTCTTCGATGTTGTGATCAACTTCAATTGCCATTAGTGCCACCTGGCCTTTTTCTTTACGCGATACTTCCATGTGTCCGATGTTAATACGGTGCTTCATAAGAACATTCGTTACACCAGCGATTGCACCATATCGATCGTTATGCACAATTAAGATGGCTGGATCTACGCCTGAGAGCTTTAATTCAAATCCGTTGAGCTCAGTAATTTGAATTTTCCCTCCACCGATTGAGATTCCAACTACTTCTAATTCACTGTGTTCATCTATTAATTTTAAACGAGCCGTATTCGGATGATCCGTTATCGCCGTTTCTTCGATAAATGTTACTTCCATTCCTTGTTCCTCTGCGAGCTTTAGCGATTGAGGAATGCGTTCATCGAATGTATCAAAGTCAAGGATTCCTCCAATTAGCGCAACGTCTGTTCCATGACCTTTATATGTTTCAGCAAATGATCCATACAACGAAACGATTACTTTTTTCGGTTCTCTATTAAAAAGGATTCTAGCTACGCGTCCGATGCGTGCTGCACCAGCAGTGTGTGAGCTAGAAGGACCTATCATAACGGGTCCAATAATATCAAATACGGACTTATACTTCATCATCGTTTCTCCCCTTCACGGTTTCCACTCTGTTCATTAATTTCACTTTGAAAAGTATATAGTAAAATAGCAAAATAAAAAAGTTTATTTTCCCCTGATTTGTGCGCTACATACTCGTGATTTAGCAGACAGATGTCTGGCTATAGCCTTCGTCTTTCATTTTATCATGTCTGTGCTATTTCATCATTAAAATCAACGATGTTTTTGAAAGCGTTTTCTAAATAAGTAATTCTGATGAGATTTGTTTATTTCACATGAAACACTTTTGACTAGTTCGGTTCTCACTTTCAGATTACTTCGCTTTCCGCGGGGCGAGCGCTGAGCTTCCTCGTCGTTTCTCTCCTGCGGGATCTCAGCTGTCTCGCTATTCCCGCAGGAGTCTTCGCATCTTCTACTCCGGCCCTCTTGTTGTTGGAGTAGGATTCGTTCAATGTGTCTCTGTTCCAAGTAACGATAGACAAGCAAGTTTTAGTTTTTTTAAAAGGAAAGCTTTGTACTTCTTTGTTCACATAGCTAAAAAGCACCCCTTTTGAAAAGAGGTGCTTTTGATTAGGCAGCTTGTTTCGCATCGCCGCGAATTTCTGCGACGGTTTTAATGTTGTAGTTTTTGAATACGATCGATCCTATGTATCCAACAAGTGCACTGACGATCGCACAGAGAGCAGCGCAAATGGTCACGCGAATGGGATCATTGAAGCCGTACATAACGGCTAATCCAGCGATTGGTGTTGCGGTTCCAGCAGCGTTGTTAACTAATCCGAATAAGGATACAACGACTCCTGCTGCCGCTCCACCTACGAAATTGGTCACATAGACTGGAATAGGGTTAGCTGAAATAATATCTGACTGAGTAAGTGGTTCAATCGCTACTGAAATAGTGGTACGGCGATCCCCGAATTTCATGCGATCAAACAGCACGTAATTCATAAATGAAGATCCCATCACTGCTAAAGCCCCAATAGCCATCGGCAAGCCTGTTAATCCTAACATAGCCGTCAAGGCCATTGAACTGAGCGGAGCGGTTGCCACAACGGTAATGACGCCACCCAAGATGATCCCCATGACAACTGGGCTACTCGTTGCCGTTTGCTTAATCACACCGCCAATGTTTAAGAGCGTCGCGTTGACAACCGGATCTACTCCTACCGCAATCAAACGGGCAATTGGTGCAATGATAAGCACGTTTCCAAGTAAATCCAATCCTGCTGGGAATTTGTTTTCCACCCATTTTGATAAATAAGCGACTAAATAACCAGCGACAAACCCAGGTAATAACCCCAGTCCACTACATGCGACTCCAATCATGAGCGAATAAACTGGTGAAACGCCAAGCGCGAGTGCCACGAGAGCTGCGGCCGCAACGCCTCCCATTCCTCCTGCTGCGGTCCCAACTTCACCTAGAAATTTAATTCCTAGCAAATCTCCGCCTACATAGTGCTGAAACGCTTCGACTAAAAAAGCGGCAACAGCTGCGTTTGCCAAAGCGCCCATCGCTTTCATCCCATGTGGAGCTTTGTAGCTAAATAACGAAAATAGACATAGAACGACTAATAGTAATACAGTTCCTTTTAAAATGTCCACGTAGTCTCTCTCCTCTTCTGATGTTTTTACACTCTAGAAGCTTCTCCCACCGTTCAAAATTATCATTAAACGAACATTTTTAAAAGAATTTTCGGTTCATAATTCGGTTTTTAGTCTAAAAATACTATATTTTTTGATTTTTCAAGCCAATTGTATGCCTTTTCACGATTAACTCGCGTATACATGACAAAAAAGTCCCGACCATATTCGGTCGGGACTTACCGTGTATTATTCAATCGCAAAAATATATGCGTATAGTGGCTGTTCACCGCTATGAACTTCTACTTCTACATCTTCGAAAGAGGACTCAATGAATTCAACAAGTGATGCTGTTTCTTCATCAGATGCGTCCTCTCCTTGTAGAATCGTCACAATCTCTGCATCTTCATCGATTAAATGATCAACTAGCTTTTTTGCCGCTTCTAATTGATTTTTGTCTTTTACAGAGATTTTGCCATCCGCGATTCCCATAAAATCGCCTTTGTTTAATTCTAGACCGTCGATGCTCGTATCGCGTACAGCATACGTAATTTGCCCTGTCTTTACATGACTGAGCGCTTCTGTCATAGCTGCTTCATTCGCTTCTACGTCCACATCAGGATTAAACGCTAGAATAGCAGACATTCCTTGAGGAACCGTTTTAGATGGGATAACTAGTACCGTTTGATCGACCACATCTGCTGCCTGGCGAGCTGCCATCACGATGTTGCTGTTGTTTGGCAGAATGATGACCGTTTCTGCATTTGCTTCTTCAATCGCTTTTACGATATCCTCCGTGCTCGGATTCATTGTTTGTCCACCTTCAATTACAACGGATGCACCGATGCTTTTGAAGAGGTCTGCAATACCTGAACCCATCGTAACGGAAATAATGCCATATTTTGATTTTGCCTGTGCTTTTGCTGGAGCACTTGGCATACTTGGTTCATCGTGTGATACGATGCTGCTGTGCTGTTCGCGCATGTTTTCAATTTTCATGTTGATTAAGCTACCAAATGTTTGAGCATACGTAAGCACTTCACCTGGATATTCAGCGTGAATATGTACTTTTACGATCTCTTCATCAGACACCACAAGCAATGAGTCACCTTTTTTGCTCAACTCATTACGGAATGCTTCCTCAGAGAAAGAAGTTTTTGCTGTATTGTCAGCTTCTAACTTCACCATAAACTCCGTGCAATAACCAAACTCAATATCTTCTGTGCTCATATGACTTTGGGCACTTTTATGATGCTCTGCGTTAACAAGCTCGTCCAATGAAGGAGCAGCAATCGTAACACCAGGAAGCTTTTCACCTTTAAGTTCAGCAAGGAACCCTTCGTAAATAATAACGAGACCTTGTCCACCGCTATCTACTACTCCTACTTCTTTTAGTACAGGAAGTAGATCTGGCGTACGGTTTAAGGAAGCCTTCGCTTCTTTTAACGTTTCTTCTAAAAGGGCGATAATATCGCGTTCTTGCTTTGCAACTGCTGCGGCGTGCTTAGCAGCATCTTTAGCTACCGTTAAAATTGTTCCTTCTACAGGTTTCATTACTGCTTTATAAGCTGTTTCAACACCTGCTTCAAGACCCTCGGCAAAATCAGCAGCTGTAATTGTCGCTTTTGATTCAATCTTTTTTGCGAATCCTCTGAAAAGCTGAGACAGAATAACACCTGAGTTACCGCGCGCTCCCATTAGTAAACCTTTTGCAAGCGACTGCGCAACTTTCCCAGCATGATCTGAAGGGTTATTTTTAACTTCTTTAGCACCAGAAGTAATCGATAAGTTCATATTTGTTCCCGTATCACCGTCTGGAACTGGAAATACGTTGAGAGCGTCTACCATTTGGGCATTATTCGTTAAGTGCTGCGCACCTTGAATAATCATTTCCCTCAAACGCTTTCCATCTAATACTGTAATTGACACAAATCTTCCTCCTTACTACAAGTTCGTGACGCGAACACCCTGCACGTATATATTGACTGAGTCTACAGTTAGTCCTACCGTTTGTTCTAATGTATACTTAACTTTCGTTTGAACGTTATGTGCAATCTCGGAAATTTTCGTACCATAGCTTACGATGATGTACATATCAATGTGTACGTCATCTTCCTCTTGGCGAACGATGATCCCACGAGTAAAGTTTTCTTTTCGAAGAATTTCTGTAATACCGTCTTTAATTTGATTTTTGGACGCCATTCCTACTATACCGTAGCAGTCAATTGCTGCTCCTCCTGCTATAGTAGCAACCACATCTGTTGCAATATCAATCTGACCGTATTGATTTTTCATTTCGATGGACATACACTTTCCCCTTTCCATATTCATAGGTTACTCACATTTTACTATAAGACCATACTTTTTGAAAGCACATTCAGATTGCTAACATGGGAGGTTCTCTTATTATACAACAATGGATTCATTTATATGTCAAGGGAAATTTCTTGAAAGCATTGCAAACTCCTATTGCATTAATACTCAGCGTGTGATAAATTAGTATAGTATTTCTCGACAGTAGAAGTCATTTAGTTTCTTGTGAGTGAGGAGGGAATTAATAATGGCACGTAAATGTGTAATCACTGGTAAAAAAACTAGTTCAGGTAATGCACGTTCACACGCTATGAACGCTAACAAGCGTAAATGGGGTGCAAACGTTCAAAAAGTACGTATTTTAGTTGACGGTAAACCTAAACGTGTATACGTATCTGCTCGCGCTCTTAAGTCTGGTAAAGTTGAACGCGTATAAGCATATAAAAAAAGCACCATGTCCGCATGGTGCTTCTTTTTTAATCTTTTTTTAGCGTATTCAGCATTGCTCTTACGATACCACCCAAGAACTTTGGAAGTTTAATTGTATAGAATTTCATACTTTCCCTCCTAATCATCTCTCCGCTTTCATCATTTATCAGCATATTCGATGTTTGTAAAATTAGTACCTTGAAGTAAACGTAGGTCGTGCTTAATCATTACTTCTTATCATCATTAATATGCCTTTAGTAAACGAAAAAGTACCCGTTTCATGAAGAAGTTCATTACTTACGCAAAGAGTCGATCCCCACTTGATCGTTTGATTTGTCAGAGGGTATTTAAAGTCCACAAGCGTGATATTCTCCACCGTATCAGAAAATGGCAAAAATGATACGTATTGATAATCCTCGTTTCGTTGAAGCGTGTAACGCCCTGCCTCGTGCATTGAAATAATGTTTGTTTGATCTACTATTTCGCTTGCAATCCCCTTTAAAAGTGCTCGGTACAACAGCTGAATAGTCGCATAGCCATGGTCCATACGTCCCCCTGTCCCTCCAAAAATCCGTATGCATGTCGGGTTTTGATCCATCGCCCATTCTAGAGCAAGCTCTAGATCGGTTTTATCCTTCTCAGCTGGATAAACTTCCAGTTCGCTCAGCTGCTGCTGAATATAATGAAGCTCCTCCTGTGATACTGAATCAAAATCGCCAAACGCCTTCACTGGTCTAATGCCCTCGTTCAATAAGTGAAATACTCCTCGATCAATGCCAACCCATTTATCACACGTCCATTTGGCATCTGAAAGAGATGGAACCAGCTCCTGTGGTCCTCCTGCCAATAAATTAATAATCATGATTTGTCCTTCTTTCTTTTATCATTCTGCAAAAAAAGGATAACAAAAAGCGGGTGCGCTTCTTATTATCCTTCTCCCTCATTATTTGTTCTTTTATAGCGTTGAACGAATGGCTTTAATAGCAGCTCCTCGATCTTCTTTATCATAGATCGCTGAACCAGCTACGAGCACATTAGCGCCCGCTTCTACGCATAGTCGAGCCGTTTCTTCATTCACGCCTCCATCAACTTCTACATCAATTGAAAGATGACGAATTTGAATCAGTTGCGAAATTTGTTCAATTTTTGGCAGCACGCTCTTAATGAACTTTTGTCCTCCAAATCCAGGGTTCACCGTCATAAGAAGTACAAGATCAATGTCTTCTAAAATATGCTTAACCTGATCAATAGGTGTAGCAGGATTTAGTGCTACACCAGCCTTCACACCGTGCTCCTTAATGAGCTGAATCGTACGGTGAAGGTGCGGACAAGCTTCTGCGTGAACCGTAATAATATCAGCACCAGCCTTTGCAAAGGTTGGAATGTATTGATCAGGGTTCTCCATCATGAGGTGAACATCTAATGGTAAACTCGTTGTTGGACGAATTGCTTCAACAATTAATGGGCCAATCGTCAGATTCGGTACAAAATGACCATCCATTACGTCAACATGGATATAGTCAGCACCCCCTGCTTCAACATCTTTGATTTCAGCAGCTAGATTGGCAAAATTGGCAGATAATATGGAAGGTGCGATTTTTATCATAATTTAATACCTCGGCTTTCTTTGCTTTATTTCTTCAACAAATTGTAAATAGTGTTCATAGCGATAAGAGGGAATCTCTTCGCTTTCAACGGCTTGTTTGACAGCACATTTCGGCTCTTTAAGGTGCATACATCCTCGGAATTTACATTCTTCACTTAAACGAGCCATTTCCGGGAAGCAAAATGGAAGGTTTTCAAGTTCGAGATCCATGAATTCAAGCGAGCTGAATCCTGGTGTATCCGCTACTAAACCTTCTTGAACAAAGATAAGTTCTACGTGTCTTGTCGTATGCTTCCCTCGTCCCAAAGCACTCGAAATATCATTCGTTTTCAGCTCTAATTCTGGCTTCATCGCATTTAAAAGGGATGACTTTCCGACCCCTGACTGGCCGGCAATAACCGTCACCTTATGATTTAGATAGTCATAAAGACTTTCTACGCCGTCTAATGTCGCTGCAGAAGTTAACAAAACGTCATAGCCCATTTTCTCATAATCGGCCGCAAATTGCTCAATTTCGGCTCTTTTTTCATCTGAAAGAAGATCGATTTTCGTAATACAAATAACGGGCTCAATATCATTTGATTCAACGAGAACGAGGAAACGATCTAGCAACGTTGTGCTAAATTCAGGCTCGATGGCGGAAAACACAAGGAGCGCTTGATCAACGTTTGCAATCGGCGGTCGTACTAGTTCATTTTGTCGTTCTTTAATTTCAAGAATATAGCCCTCGCGCTCATTTTCTGCTTGAAACACCACATGATCTCCAACAAGAGGTGTGACCTTTTTTTTACGGAAAACGCCTCTTCCACGGCATTGTGTTACTTGATGATCATGAAGCACGTAGTAAAAACCACTAAGCGCTTTAATAATTGTGCCTTCTGGCATATACTCACTCCTTGTATAGCTACTATTGCTCTGGATAATCCACTTGTTTCTCTTCGATAACTTGTTCATCACGTATAATTCTATACGTAGCTTTTTCACCTTGCGGAATAATTAAATCTATTTTTTTCGTCATAGGAGCCGTAATTGAAAATTCTTGGACAGGCATATCCATATCGTGATCTTTATCATCCACAAAGATTTTGACCTGCTGTGGCTCTCCTGGCGTCACCGTCTCGTACGGAATGGTCACGTCTACCGTGACTTTTTTCGGCGGCTTCGGCTTCTCACCTTCCGAAATTTTCACGTGAATGGTTTGGCCTTTTTGAATATTCGTCCCTTTTGAAGGGGACTGCTTAATGACAAGACCTTTTTCTTCGTCCTTTGAATATTCTTTTTGAATATCTAAGTTTGCCCCAACATCGTTTGCATAATCACGAACGCTCTTCTCCGTCCATCCCATTAAATCTTTTACCGGAATTTCTGGAGGTCCCGTGCTTACCCAAAAGGTGATATCCGTTTCATCTGGAATAACTTCTTCGTCTGGACGAGGATCTTGATCAATGATCGTACCAGGACTTTCTTCACCGGAAACTTCGAACGTTTTCATTGAACGGAAATCTGACAATAGCGGCTTAATTCCTTCAATGTCACGCCCCTTATAGTCACCAATGGTGAATTTTTTCTTTCCTGTACTTTGATAAATGGTTACTTTGCTGCCTTCTTTTGCAACTTCGCCGCTTTCTGGGTCCGTTCGTACGACCTTTCCTTCTTCAATCTTATCGTCCGTGACGAGCTTTGGATCTCCTACGGAAAACCCGAGGGAGCTCAGCTGATTGACTGCATCTTCATACTCTGTATCCGCTAAGTTCGGAACTTGTATGTCCTTTGGAAGTAGTAAGGACGGAACAAGCGTAACTGCTGCCACCCCTGCTCCAATAAGTAAAACGAACAAAATGATTAGCGTCGGCAGGAGCCTGCTTTTTTTCTTTTTCTTTCGCTTTTTTTCTTTTACCGGTTGGGTCTTTGAAACACTTTCTGCGTTTTTACCCTTTTTAGGTGGCGTAACGATCGTTTCATCGCTTTCCTCCTGTATAACGGTATCTTTAATAACCGGAATGGCTTTTGTCGCATCCTCGTCAACGGGAATACGAAATTTTTGCTCATTCAAACGCTCCGGATATAGCGCTGATTTTAAATCTTCTAACATTTCAGCAGCCGTTTCATAACGATAAAATGAATCTTTTGCAGTTGCTTTTAGAACAATATTTTCAACGCTCTGTGGAATAGAAGGATTCCAGCGTTTTGGAGAAGGTGTTTCTGTTTGCAGATGCTTGAGTGCGATTGCGACCGCTGACTCTCCTGAAAATGGAACGCGCCCCGTTAGTAGTTCAAACAGCACAATACCTAATGAATAAATATCAGAGCGCTTATTCGCCATTCCCCCGCGCGCTTGCTCAGGTGATAGGTAGTGCACAGAACCAAGCACAGAGCTTGTTTGCGTAATCGTAGTCGAGCTCAGCGCAAGCGCAATACCGAAATCCGCCACTTTTGCCGTGCCGTGGTCAT includes:
- a CDS encoding DAK2 domain-containing protein; this translates as MSITVLDGKRLREMIIQGAQHLTNNAQMVDALNVFPVPDGDTGTNMNLSITSGAKEVKNNPSDHAGKVAQSLAKGLLMGARGNSGVILSQLFRGFAKKIESKATITAADFAEGLEAGVETAYKAVMKPVEGTILTVAKDAAKHAAAVAKQERDIIALLEETLKEAKASLNRTPDLLPVLKEVGVVDSGGQGLVIIYEGFLAELKGEKLPGVTIAAPSLDELVNAEHHKSAQSHMSTEDIEFGYCTEFMVKLEADNTAKTSFSEEAFRNELSKKGDSLLVVSDEEIVKVHIHAEYPGEVLTYAQTFGSLINMKIENMREQHSSIVSHDEPSMPSAPAKAQAKSKYGIISVTMGSGIADLFKSIGASVVIEGGQTMNPSTEDIVKAIEEANAETVIILPNNSNIVMAARQAADVVDQTVLVIPSKTVPQGMSAILAFNPDVDVEANEAAMTEALSHVKTGQITYAVRDTSIDGLELNKGDFMGIADGKISVKDKNQLEAAKKLVDHLIDEDAEIVTILQGEDASDEETASLVEFIESSFEDVEVEVHSGEQPLYAYIFAIE
- a CDS encoding Asp23/Gls24 family envelope stress response protein, which gives rise to MSIEMKNQYGQIDIATDVVATIAGGAAIDCYGIVGMASKNQIKDGITEILRKENFTRGIIVRQEEDDVHIDMYIIVSYGTKISEIAHNVQTKVKYTLEQTVGLTVDSVNIYVQGVRVTNL
- the rpmB gene encoding 50S ribosomal protein L28 — its product is MARKCVITGKKTSSGNARSHAMNANKRKWGANVQKVRILVDGKPKRVYVSARALKSGKVERV
- the spoVM gene encoding stage V sporulation protein SpoVM, producing the protein MKFYTIKLPKFLGGIVRAMLNTLKKD
- a CDS encoding thiamine diphosphokinase, yielding MIINLLAGGPQELVPSLSDAKWTCDKWVGIDRGVFHLLNEGIRPVKAFGDFDSVSQEELHYIQQQLSELEVYPAEKDKTDLELALEWAMDQNPTCIRIFGGTGGRMDHGYATIQLLYRALLKGIASEIVDQTNIISMHEAGRYTLQRNEDYQYVSFLPFSDTVENITLVDFKYPLTNQTIKWGSTLCVSNELLHETGTFSFTKGILMMIRSND
- the rpe gene encoding ribulose-phosphate 3-epimerase — its product is MIKIAPSILSANFANLAAEIKDVEAGGADYIHVDVMDGHFVPNLTIGPLIVEAIRPTTSLPLDVHLMMENPDQYIPTFAKAGADIITVHAEACPHLHRTIQLIKEHGVKAGVALNPATPIDQVKHILEDIDLVLLMTVNPGFGGQKFIKSVLPKIEQISQLIQIRHLSIDVEVDGGVNEETARLCVEAGANVLVAGSAIYDKEDRGAAIKAIRSTL
- the rsgA gene encoding ribosome small subunit-dependent GTPase A — encoded protein: MPEGTIIKALSGFYYVLHDHQVTQCRGRGVFRKKKVTPLVGDHVVFQAENEREGYILEIKERQNELVRPPIANVDQALLVFSAIEPEFSTTLLDRFLVLVESNDIEPVICITKIDLLSDEKRAEIEQFAADYEKMGYDVLLTSAATLDGVESLYDYLNHKVTVIAGQSGVGKSSLLNAMKPELELKTNDISSALGRGKHTTRHVELIFVQEGLVADTPGFSSLEFMDLELENLPFCFPEMARLSEECKFRGCMHLKEPKCAVKQAVESEEIPSYRYEHYLQFVEEIKQRKPRY
- the pknB gene encoding Stk1 family PASTA domain-containing Ser/Thr kinase, with translation MLIGRRLNDRYKIVKVIGGGGMANVYLARDIILERDVAIKVLRLDFSNDESFIKRFHREAQSATSIAHPNIVSIYDVGEQEDIYYIVMEYVPGQTLKQYIQREAPVPIDTALNIMAQITEAINHAHEFGIVHRDIKPQNILIDDHGTAKVADFGIALALSSTTITQTSSVLGSVHYLSPEQARGGMANKRSDIYSLGIVLFELLTGRVPFSGESAVAIALKHLQTETPSPKRWNPSIPQSVENIVLKATAKDSFYRYETAAEMLEDLKSALYPERLNEQKFRIPVDEDATKAIPVIKDTVIQEESDETIVTPPKKGKNAESVSKTQPVKEKKRKKKKKSRLLPTLIILFVLLIGAGVAAVTLVPSLLLPKDIQVPNLADTEYEDAVNQLSSLGFSVGDPKLVTDDKIEEGKVVRTDPESGEVAKEGSKVTIYQSTGKKKFTIGDYKGRDIEGIKPLLSDFRSMKTFEVSGEESPGTIIDQDPRPDEEVIPDETDITFWVSTGPPEIPVKDLMGWTEKSVRDYANDVGANLDIQKEYSKDEEKGLVIKQSPSKGTNIQKGQTIHVKISEGEKPKPPKKVTVDVTIPYETVTPGEPQQVKIFVDDKDHDMDMPVQEFSITAPMTKKIDLIIPQGEKATYRIIRDEQVIEEKQVDYPEQ